In Treponema vincentii, a single window of DNA contains:
- a CDS encoding DUF192 domain-containing protein — protein MYFYSIQKRLKHTSAVLCFLILVAAAVSCTNAERPKREPMTILIESKSTKTTIPIEVEPAVTAQEQERGFMDRKEIPDGTGMIFVFKRDQKLRFWMKDTPHPLSIAFIDSTGRIREIYDMQPFSLDIIASTYSVRYALEVAQGYFERAGINAGDKLSTESLERLKAAAE, from the coding sequence ATGTATTTTTATTCCATACAAAAACGCTTAAAACACACATCCGCCGTCTTATGCTTTCTTATTCTTGTAGCGGCAGCCGTATCTTGCACCAACGCGGAAAGACCGAAAAGAGAACCTATGACGATTCTCATCGAATCGAAAAGCACGAAAACGACGATTCCCATTGAAGTGGAACCCGCGGTAACCGCTCAAGAACAGGAACGCGGCTTTATGGATCGGAAGGAGATACCGGACGGTACCGGTATGATTTTTGTCTTTAAACGAGATCAAAAATTACGCTTTTGGATGAAAGACACTCCCCATCCGCTTTCCATTGCCTTTATCGATTCGACAGGCCGTATCCGAGAAATCTATGATATGCAGCCTTTCAGCTTGGACATTATCGCCAGCACCTATTCAGTGCGCTATGCCCTTGAAGTGGCGCAAGGGTATTTCGAGCGGGCAGGGATTAATGCCGGGGATAAGCTTAGTACGGAAAGCCTCGAACGCCTGAAAGCAGCGGCGGAGTAA